Proteins from one Microcoleus sp. FACHB-672 genomic window:
- a CDS encoding valine--pyruvate transaminase has translation MNPALTQFGDQMSHLTGVRAIMKDIIETLQAGEGQEFINLSAGNPVILPEVEQLWRDCTAELLASSDYGEVVCRYGSSQGYQPLIDAVVTDFNRRYGLNLTERNILITPGSQALYFYAANAFGGYTTGKQLKQIVLPLSPDYTGYGGVSLMPEALFAYKPSLDINAAGHSFKYRPDFSQLEINENTGCVLFSRPCNPTGNVLTDEEVRKIAALAAPYDVPVMVDSAYGPPFPALNFTEMTPVFGGNVIHGMSLSKAGLPGERVGIAVGDEGVIQILQSFQTNMCIHSPRYGQAIAARAIASGALADVAENVIRPYYQSKFTVVESTLDAAMPKDLPWFLHRGEGAIFAWLWLENLPMSDWDLYQELKEVGVVVVPGSSFFPGLREDWRHKNECIRISLTATDAEIETGMKRLAQVVERIYQQQPVSC, from the coding sequence ATGAATCCTGCCCTGACTCAATTCGGCGATCAAATGTCCCACCTGACAGGGGTGCGGGCGATTATGAAAGATATTATTGAAACCTTGCAAGCTGGAGAAGGGCAGGAGTTTATCAATTTAAGCGCCGGCAATCCAGTCATTCTGCCAGAGGTAGAGCAGTTATGGCGCGATTGCACAGCCGAACTTCTGGCAAGTTCAGATTATGGTGAAGTCGTTTGCCGGTATGGATCTTCTCAAGGATATCAGCCGCTGATTGATGCCGTGGTGACTGATTTCAACCGGCGCTATGGGTTGAATTTAACTGAGCGTAACATCTTGATTACCCCCGGCAGTCAGGCGCTTTATTTTTATGCTGCCAATGCCTTTGGCGGTTACACCACCGGCAAACAACTGAAGCAAATTGTCCTGCCCCTGAGTCCCGATTATACCGGCTATGGCGGTGTCAGCTTGATGCCAGAGGCGCTGTTTGCCTATAAGCCTTCACTGGATATTAATGCTGCCGGTCATAGTTTCAAATACCGGCCTGATTTTAGTCAATTGGAGATTAACGAAAACACCGGCTGCGTGCTGTTCTCGCGTCCCTGTAACCCCACCGGCAACGTTTTGACGGATGAAGAGGTGCGGAAAATTGCGGCGCTGGCTGCCCCCTACGACGTGCCGGTGATGGTAGACTCGGCTTATGGCCCTCCGTTCCCCGCCTTGAATTTTACAGAAATGACGCCGGTGTTTGGCGGCAATGTGATTCATGGCATGAGTTTATCAAAAGCCGGATTGCCGGGAGAACGGGTGGGCATTGCCGTTGGCGATGAGGGAGTGATTCAAATTCTGCAATCATTCCAGACAAATATGTGTATTCACTCCCCCCGTTACGGGCAAGCGATCGCAGCGCGGGCAATTGCCAGTGGTGCCCTTGCGGATGTGGCAGAAAACGTGATTCGCCCTTATTACCAAAGTAAGTTTACCGTTGTTGAAAGCACCTTAGATGCAGCGATGCCAAAGGATTTGCCGTGGTTCCTGCATCGCGGAGAAGGCGCAATTTTTGCATGGCTTTGGTTGGAGAATTTGCCGATGAGTGATTGGGATTTGTATCAAGAACTAAAGGAAGTGGGCGTGGTTGTCGTTCCCGGTAGTTCTTTCTTCCCTGGTTTACGCGAAGATTGGAGACACAAGAATGAGTGCATTCGCATTAGTTTGACGGCAACCGATGCAGAAATAGAAACCGGCATGAAGCGTTTAGCTCAAGTTGTGGAACGGATATATCAGCAGCAGCCGGTTAGTTGTTAA
- a CDS encoding acyl-CoA dehydrogenase family protein, giving the protein MDCRHPLLDIARSYLREFVAPQAAQIDSDAAALQTALKGLGERSLLALRVPQSESAPEFNEESFRTFQEIVTRYSGALAFMQTQHQSAGGFLAKSENEALKEEYLPHLATGKRLVGVGFSQLRRQGEPALVAQPVAAGFLLNGYVPWITGFGCFQEFIAGATLPDGGAVFGVVPFVESYQDAGGKIIFSEPMELAAMASTNTVTAQLNQWFLPKERVLFIQPAGWIHENDRKNVLQHSFFALGCARAGLDIVEEVAKTKQLPFINATFDALDRELLNCRAGILEAYRQPDADRLKLRAWAIELACRCATAAVTVSSGAANYKHHAAQRVYREALVFTVAGQTTAVMEATLSRLIR; this is encoded by the coding sequence ATGGATTGCCGGCACCCGTTATTAGATATCGCTCGATCTTATTTGCGTGAATTTGTCGCGCCGCAAGCTGCCCAAATTGACAGTGATGCGGCAGCATTACAAACCGCTTTAAAAGGACTTGGTGAACGTTCCTTACTAGCACTGCGAGTTCCCCAAAGCGAGAGTGCGCCAGAATTCAATGAAGAAAGTTTTCGCACCTTTCAAGAGATAGTAACTAGATACTCTGGTGCCTTGGCTTTCATGCAAACCCAGCACCAAAGCGCCGGCGGCTTTTTAGCCAAAAGTGAGAATGAAGCGCTTAAGGAAGAATATCTCCCCCATTTAGCCACCGGCAAGCGGTTAGTAGGCGTTGGCTTTTCGCAATTGCGGCGTCAGGGAGAACCGGCACTCGTCGCGCAGCCGGTTGCAGCCGGCTTCCTGCTCAATGGATACGTGCCTTGGATCACCGGCTTTGGCTGCTTTCAAGAATTTATTGCCGGCGCGACATTGCCGGATGGTGGCGCTGTCTTTGGCGTGGTGCCGTTTGTGGAAAGCTATCAAGATGCCGGTGGCAAAATTATATTTAGTGAGCCGATGGAGTTGGCAGCAATGGCATCGACTAACACCGTTACCGCCCAGTTAAATCAGTGGTTTTTACCAAAAGAGCGGGTGCTGTTTATCCAGCCGGCTGGTTGGATTCATGAAAATGATCGCAAGAATGTATTACAGCATAGTTTTTTTGCCTTGGGTTGCGCGCGTGCCGGCCTTGATATTGTAGAAGAGGTAGCAAAAACCAAGCAGTTACCTTTTATTAACGCGACTTTTGACGCCCTAGATCGGGAATTGCTCAACTGTCGTGCCGGCATACTTGAGGCTTACCGGCAACCTGACGCAGATCGGTTGAAATTGCGTGCGTGGGCGATAGAATTAGCGTGCCGGTGTGCGACGGCTGCGGTAACGGTTTCTAGTGGTGCTGCGAATTATAAACATCATGCCGCACAGCGAGTCTATCGGGAAGCCTTAGTTTTTACCGTTGCCGGTCAAACAACCGCAGTCATGGAAGCAACCTTGAGCCGGCTGATTCGCTGA
- a CDS encoding nucleoside triphosphate pyrophosphohydrolase, which produces MFQEYNKLVRDRIPEIIHKAGNQCEVVTMSQDEYQQALRDKLIEEAKEAAGANSQDLVKELADLYEVIDAVMLTCGIEREAVLAEQSRRREERGGFEQRIKLLWTKSQ; this is translated from the coding sequence ATGTTTCAGGAATATAACAAACTTGTGCGAGATCGGATTCCAGAAATTATTCACAAAGCCGGCAATCAATGTGAAGTAGTAACGATGTCGCAGGATGAGTATCAACAAGCTTTGCGAGACAAACTGATAGAAGAAGCCAAAGAAGCTGCGGGTGCAAATTCTCAAGACTTGGTCAAAGAATTGGCTGATCTGTATGAAGTAATTGATGCCGTCATGTTAACCTGTGGAATTGAACGCGAAGCCGTCTTAGCAGAGCAAAGCCGCAGGCGGGAAGAAAGAGGCGGATTTGAGCAGCGAATTAAGTTGCTGTGGACGAAATCTCAATAA
- a CDS encoding putative 2-dehydropantoate 2-reductase, translated as MTNRSYAILGTGAVGGFYGARLQKAGLDVHFLLHSDYEHVRQHGLVVESPEGDFTLPQVKAYCNADEMPQCDVVVIALKSTYNHLLPKLLPAALKDSSVVLLLQNGWGIETEVAKIVGAERVMGGLCFVCSNKVGPGLIRHLDYSAVALGEYTPDYQPAGITERMRLIASDFERAGIPIEQAEDLMLARWKKLVWNIPYNGLSVILNARTDELMADAHIRILVEQLMQEVVAGAAAYNRAIPDSFIQKMVDHTAKMKPYRTSMKIDYDEKRPLELEAIVGNPWRAAQSAGVELPQIAMLYRQLKFLDAQNREQREDSEN; from the coding sequence ATGACCAATCGAAGTTATGCAATCCTCGGCACCGGCGCAGTAGGAGGGTTCTATGGTGCTCGCCTGCAAAAGGCCGGTTTAGATGTTCACTTCTTGCTGCACAGTGATTATGAACACGTTCGACAGCATGGGTTAGTGGTGGAGTCCCCAGAAGGCGATTTTACTCTTCCCCAAGTGAAGGCTTATTGCAATGCCGATGAAATGCCCCAATGTGATGTAGTCGTGATTGCATTAAAAAGCACTTACAATCACCTGCTGCCGAAACTGTTGCCGGCAGCACTCAAGGACAGCAGCGTAGTTCTGCTACTGCAAAATGGTTGGGGGATTGAAACAGAAGTTGCCAAAATTGTTGGCGCTGAACGTGTGATGGGAGGGTTATGTTTTGTTTGTTCTAATAAAGTCGGGCCTGGTTTGATCCGCCATTTAGATTACAGTGCGGTGGCCCTGGGAGAATATACTCCAGACTATCAACCGGCAGGCATTACAGAACGAATGCGTTTAATTGCCAGTGATTTTGAACGCGCCGGCATCCCCATCGAACAGGCAGAAGATTTAATGCTTGCTCGATGGAAAAAACTCGTTTGGAATATTCCTTACAACGGGCTTTCTGTAATTTTGAATGCCAGGACAGATGAGCTAATGGCAGATGCTCATATTCGCATTTTAGTCGAGCAATTGATGCAGGAAGTGGTTGCTGGCGCGGCAGCATACAATCGCGCAATTCCCGATAGTTTTATTCAAAAAATGGTGGATCACACTGCAAAGATGAAGCCTTATCGAACCAGCATGAAGATTGACTATGACGAAAAGCGTCCCTTAGAACTGGAGGCAATTGTAGGCAATCCTTGGCGTGCGGCGCAGAGTGCCGGTGTAGAATTGCCTCAAATTGCCATGCTTTACCGGCAGTTAAAGTTTCTCGATGCTCAGAATCGAGAGCAACGGGAAGACTCAGAAAATTAA
- a CDS encoding ABC transporter ATP-binding protein yields MYLQVKNLHKHFDTKNGSLVVLKDINMTIKRGEFICAVGASGSGKSTLLRQIAGLDMPTSGEVTIDGEAVTGPGPDRGMIFQHYTLYPWMTVQENAEFGLKLQGVPKKMRREQASYYLNVVGLTNFAKTLPKELSGGMKQRVAIARALVAEPKVLLMDEPFGALDIHTKESMHEFMLDLWQRTNITIFMITHDVEEAVFLANRIYALGTRPGTVRKEMTIKLPERSYNVKRHSIFHDYRDELMDVLRRHGQEALVAA; encoded by the coding sequence ATGTATTTGCAAGTTAAAAATCTGCACAAGCACTTTGATACCAAAAATGGCTCGTTAGTTGTCCTGAAGGACATTAATATGACGATTAAGCGGGGTGAATTTATCTGTGCGGTGGGCGCGTCGGGATCGGGTAAGTCTACTCTGCTGCGACAAATTGCCGGCCTTGATATGCCCACATCTGGAGAAGTTACAATTGATGGAGAAGCAGTTACTGGGCCTGGGCCTGATCGGGGTATGATATTTCAGCATTACACACTTTATCCGTGGATGACTGTGCAGGAAAATGCTGAGTTTGGACTCAAGCTGCAAGGTGTGCCGAAAAAGATGCGGCGTGAGCAGGCAAGCTATTACTTAAATGTCGTAGGATTGACTAATTTTGCGAAGACATTACCGAAAGAATTATCAGGTGGGATGAAGCAACGCGTGGCAATTGCGCGGGCGTTGGTTGCGGAACCCAAAGTGCTGTTAATGGATGAACCTTTTGGCGCGCTGGATATCCATACTAAGGAGTCGATGCACGAATTTATGTTAGACCTTTGGCAGCGCACAAATATCACAATCTTTATGATTACCCACGATGTGGAAGAAGCGGTTTTCCTTGCGAATCGCATCTATGCTTTGGGGACGCGTCCTGGGACAGTCAGAAAAGAAATGACGATCAAACTACCTGAACGCAGCTATAACGTTAAACGCCATTCTATATTCCACGACTACCGGGATGAACTCATGGATGTGTTACGCCGGCATGGACAAGAAGCTTTAGTTGCAGCTTAA
- a CDS encoding ABC transporter permease yields MNQNSESIRDFLQSKKLNSTVFWQLAEDIPKPLHTALLFTSIGVPLLLWWLVTTFGNIDPKFLPSPAQVLEAFGRLWRTRELLKDTVASLWRVGVGFILAAVFSIPIGVLMGSFASIRALLEPLFGLMRYMPAPAFIPLLILYQGIGEEPKITLIFIGAFFFNTLMVMDTVKFVSKDLIEATYMLGGNRLQALLQVIFPHVLPGILDACRINLAAAWQLVIVSELIAASEGLGRRISVAGRFLKTDEIFVGLIVIGVIGLTFDLLFQYFLKVSCRWTSQQR; encoded by the coding sequence ATGAATCAAAATTCTGAATCGATTCGAGACTTTCTCCAATCAAAAAAACTAAATTCCACTGTTTTCTGGCAACTTGCTGAAGACATTCCCAAACCGCTCCATACAGCATTACTTTTTACCTCGATTGGGGTGCCCCTGCTGCTGTGGTGGTTGGTTACTACATTTGGGAATATAGATCCTAAATTTTTACCCTCGCCGGCTCAAGTTCTTGAAGCATTTGGCCGGCTGTGGAGGACTCGCGAACTCCTTAAGGATACTGTTGCAAGTCTGTGGCGCGTTGGTGTCGGGTTCATTTTAGCGGCAGTTTTTTCCATCCCCATAGGGGTATTGATGGGCAGTTTTGCCAGCATTCGTGCCTTACTAGAACCGCTGTTCGGGTTGATGCGCTATATGCCGGCCCCTGCCTTTATTCCGCTGTTAATTTTGTATCAAGGTATCGGAGAAGAACCAAAAATTACTCTTATTTTTATCGGTGCCTTTTTCTTTAACACCCTGATGGTCATGGATACTGTAAAATTCGTATCCAAAGATTTGATTGAAGCGACTTACATGTTAGGAGGAAACCGCTTACAAGCCTTACTTCAGGTCATTTTCCCCCATGTTTTGCCGGGAATTCTTGATGCGTGTCGCATTAACTTAGCAGCCGCTTGGCAGTTAGTCATTGTCTCTGAACTCATTGCGGCATCAGAAGGTCTAGGCCGGCGGATCAGCGTAGCCGGTCGATTTCTTAAAACCGATGAAATTTTTGTGGGATTGATTGTAATTGGAGTAATTGGGTTGACATTTGATTTGCTGTTTCAATACTTTTTGAAAGTTTCTTGTCGGTGGACAAGTCAACAACGATAG
- a CDS encoding ABC transporter substrate-binding protein encodes MRVRSPLSFCILFLVTLTFVVGCVNPAIYIKTTTETETAASVSAGSVRLGFSAWPGWFPWQVAQEQGIFQANSVPVDLKWFDGYLESISTLTAGQIDANSQTLGDTVNSVSGGADQVIVLVNDNSTGNDKVIVREGINSIADLKGKKVAAEEGTVDHFLLLLGLKKAGLSPQDIQFIPLETGKAAAAFVAKQVDATAVFAPFTTQALKRSGSKELFSSKDFTGAISDHLVFTRKFVDEHPDRVQALVDSWFATLEYMEANLEKSYEIMAQRAGVSVDEYRQYADGTRIFTIEENLTAFQPGNDLTSLQFAAQEMSKFLREVGLANNQPDTSRLFDDRFVKAYAEKFRKS; translated from the coding sequence ATGAGAGTGCGATCACCTCTATCTTTCTGTATCCTTTTTCTTGTCACACTAACGTTCGTTGTCGGTTGCGTTAACCCGGCAATCTACATCAAAACAACCACCGAAACCGAGACGGCGGCCTCAGTAAGTGCCGGCAGCGTCCGTCTGGGATTCAGCGCATGGCCCGGTTGGTTTCCTTGGCAAGTTGCTCAAGAACAAGGAATTTTTCAGGCAAACAGTGTTCCAGTTGATTTGAAATGGTTTGATGGGTATTTGGAATCTATCAGCACACTGACAGCCGGCCAAATTGATGCCAACAGCCAAACGCTTGGAGATACGGTTAACTCTGTATCCGGTGGCGCGGATCAAGTAATTGTCCTGGTTAACGATAACTCCACCGGCAATGATAAGGTGATTGTCCGCGAGGGTATTAACTCAATCGCTGACTTAAAAGGAAAAAAAGTTGCCGCAGAAGAAGGCACAGTCGATCACTTCCTGCTGTTGTTGGGGCTAAAGAAAGCCGGTTTATCACCCCAAGACATTCAGTTTATTCCCCTAGAAACAGGTAAAGCAGCCGCAGCATTTGTGGCAAAACAAGTTGATGCAACAGCAGTGTTTGCTCCTTTTACCACGCAAGCATTGAAGCGTTCGGGAAGCAAAGAACTATTTAGTTCCAAAGATTTTACCGGCGCAATTTCCGATCATCTGGTATTCACCCGCAAATTTGTCGATGAACATCCTGATCGCGTTCAAGCATTAGTTGATTCTTGGTTTGCTACCTTGGAATATATGGAGGCAAATCTAGAGAAATCTTATGAAATTATGGCGCAACGAGCAGGGGTTTCTGTTGACGAATACCGGCAGTATGCAGACGGCACTCGGATCTTCACAATAGAGGAAAATTTGACCGCTTTTCAACCGGGTAACGATTTGACTTCCTTACAATTTGCTGCTCAAGAAATGAGCAAATTCCTCAGAGAAGTAGGGCTAGCCAATAATCAACCAGACACCAGCCGACTGTTTGATGATCGCTTTGTTAAAGCCTACGCTGAAAAATTTAGAAAATCCTAA
- the hypB gene encoding hydrogenase nickel incorporation protein HypB → MHQTFDAALGINLLHANQEGADHNRAHFDEWGITCLNIMSSPGAGKTALLEKTLAVLTEECKIAVIEGDMTTELDADRLRKYNVPVIAINTGRSCHLDSKMVAGGIHRLSHEYNPSEFDLVLVENVGNLVCPAEFEVGEHLKVALLSVTEGEDKPLKYPVMFQEADCLLITKMDIAPHLDVDVDLIVANVRQMNPHVTIIPVSAKTGEGLDAWFDWVRSQLAQSSTAQQQQLSGVC, encoded by the coding sequence ATGCACCAAACTTTTGACGCTGCTTTAGGAATTAATTTGCTCCATGCTAACCAGGAAGGGGCTGATCATAATCGCGCCCATTTCGATGAGTGGGGAATTACTTGTTTGAATATTATGAGCAGTCCCGGTGCCGGCAAAACTGCACTGCTGGAAAAAACACTTGCGGTTTTAACTGAGGAGTGCAAAATAGCAGTCATTGAAGGCGATATGACGACAGAATTAGATGCGGATCGCCTGCGAAAATATAACGTGCCGGTGATTGCGATTAACACGGGCCGATCTTGCCATTTGGATTCTAAAATGGTTGCCGGCGGAATTCACCGGCTCTCCCATGAATATAATCCCTCAGAATTTGATTTAGTATTGGTAGAAAATGTGGGAAATCTCGTTTGTCCTGCTGAATTTGAAGTAGGCGAACACCTGAAAGTTGCCCTGTTAAGTGTGACAGAAGGTGAAGATAAACCGCTAAAATACCCGGTGATGTTTCAAGAAGCGGATTGTCTATTAATTACCAAGATGGATATAGCGCCCCATCTAGATGTTGATGTGGATCTGATTGTGGCAAATGTGCGACAAATGAATCCTCATGTCACCATTATTCCCGTTTCTGCAAAAACTGGAGAAGGGTTAGACGCCTGGTTTGATTGGGTGCGCTCTCAGCTTGCTCAATCATCAACCGCTCAACAGCAGCAACTTTCAGGCGTTTGCTGA
- the hypA gene encoding hydrogenase maturation nickel metallochaperone HypA, which translates to MHETDMTKALIVTVRKWWKEQPERPKISQVHLTVGQFTCVEPVSLQFAFEVQTRNTFLDGAELVIEETPLIAFCHQCRQEYRPEIGIQYACPTCQSPMDDIRSGRELKIERIEYSQPDVVISAKCEE; encoded by the coding sequence ATGCACGAAACTGATATGACCAAAGCGCTCATTGTAACGGTGCGGAAATGGTGGAAGGAACAACCAGAACGCCCCAAAATTTCCCAGGTTCATCTTACAGTTGGTCAATTTACTTGTGTTGAACCTGTGAGTTTGCAATTTGCCTTTGAAGTTCAAACCCGCAATACTTTTCTAGATGGCGCAGAGTTAGTCATTGAAGAAACGCCGTTGATTGCTTTCTGCCATCAATGCCGGCAGGAATATCGTCCTGAAATTGGCATTCAATATGCTTGCCCAACCTGTCAGTCTCCAATGGATGATATTCGTTCAGGACGAGAATTGAAAATCGAACGCATTGAATATTCGCAACCTGATGTGGTTATTTCCGCGAAATGCGAAGAGTAA
- the speB gene encoding agmatinase — protein sequence MTENPSENPMFQSPSPNNGHTASEAQRALELEARLPLTGWQQEVSKGLEYGLEAASSIQDRSIPTFSRGELPHYAGINTFLKAPYVEDVRKVGEYDVAIVGVPHDSGTTYRPGTRFGPQGIRRISALYTPYNFELGVDLREQITLCDVGDIFTIPANNEKSFDQISKGIAHIFSSGAFPIILGGDHSIGFPTVRGICRHLGDKKVGIIHFDRHADTQETDLDERMHTCPWFHATNMKNAPAKNLVQLGIGGWQVPRQGVKVCRERATNILTVTDIVEKGIDAAVDFALERALDGTDCVYISFDIDCIDAGFVPGTGWPEPGGLLPREALALLAKIVQRAPVCGLEVVEVSPPYDISDITALMATRVICDTMAHLVLSGQLPRKQKPAYIFPESQPELVEWA from the coding sequence ATGACTGAAAATCCTTCAGAAAACCCCATGTTTCAAAGCCCATCACCAAATAACGGGCACACTGCATCGGAAGCGCAACGGGCTTTAGAATTGGAAGCGAGATTGCCCCTAACCGGCTGGCAGCAAGAGGTATCAAAAGGGCTGGAATACGGCTTGGAAGCAGCGTCAAGTATTCAAGATCGCAGTATTCCCACATTTTCTCGCGGTGAACTGCCTCATTATGCCGGTATCAACACCTTCCTCAAAGCACCTTATGTAGAAGATGTGCGGAAGGTTGGAGAATATGATGTTGCAATTGTCGGTGTTCCTCATGATTCGGGAACGACCTATCGTCCCGGTACAAGATTTGGCCCTCAAGGAATTCGGCGGATTTCTGCACTTTATACCCCCTACAACTTCGAGTTAGGCGTTGACCTGCGCGAACAAATTACGCTTTGCGATGTTGGGGATATTTTCACGATTCCCGCTAATAATGAAAAGTCATTTGATCAGATTTCTAAAGGTATCGCTCACATCTTTAGTTCCGGTGCATTTCCGATTATTTTAGGCGGCGATCATTCGATTGGTTTCCCAACAGTACGCGGGATTTGCCGGCATTTAGGGGATAAAAAAGTTGGCATTATTCATTTTGATCGCCACGCCGACACCCAAGAAACTGACCTCGACGAACGGATGCACACTTGCCCTTGGTTTCATGCCACCAACATGAAAAATGCCCCAGCGAAAAACTTGGTACAACTGGGAATTGGCGGCTGGCAGGTTCCTCGTCAGGGTGTAAAAGTTTGTCGGGAACGCGCTACCAACATTCTTACCGTTACCGACATCGTAGAAAAAGGAATTGATGCCGCAGTCGATTTCGCCTTAGAACGGGCATTAGACGGCACTGACTGCGTCTACATCAGCTTTGATATTGATTGCATTGATGCGGGATTTGTCCCTGGTACAGGTTGGCCAGAACCGGGTGGATTACTACCTCGTGAAGCCTTAGCTTTGTTAGCAAAAATTGTGCAACGTGCGCCGGTTTGCGGTTTGGAAGTTGTGGAAGTTTCTCCACCTTATGACATCAGCGATATTACTGCCCTCATGGCAACGCGCGTAATTTGTGACACAATGGCTCATTTAGTGCTGTCGGGACAACTGCCACGGAAGCAGAAACCGGCCTATATTTTTCCAGAGTCGCAACCAGAACTTGTTGAATGGGCGTAA
- a CDS encoding GTPase family protein, producing the protein MVRLKLWQWIVLATPIAMIVGFLLVAAGRQIHEWGINWIWAVVTVLLVGWRWLLVKWTKPAFDQMEAVMAEVNKELASPIGDSTAQLADNDTINRAETALQEIVTTAQNDPPIWEDWAIFWQRCQELVAAVAHVYHPEVKYPLLSIYVPQAYALIRGTVDDLDRWMQKLSPALNQVTVGQAYEAYEVYRKLEPSARKLMQVWNWAQWFLNPAVAVAKVASQRSGNQATQQLLVNLGQSLREAALRNLCRQAITLYGGSTVLPGEFAVATPALPKAQTQTLREILSQAEPVEEVEQKPISILLAGRTGAGKSSLINTLFRADKAAVDVLPSTDKIQNYRWQSEAGETLILWDTPGYEQVNRGDLRDEVLEFATGADLLLLVTPALDPALQMDVDFLKDLKTAVKDLPAIVLVTQVDRLRPVREWEPPYDWQWGDRPKEKAIREATEYRAQLLSDFCNLILPIVAGDLKTGRTAWNAEAISQALVQEISPAKQLRLARFLRNLEARTVAASKIIDRYTFQMATTQGLTALLKSPVLQFISTMSTGSPNLAYLLAEQIPVEQLPVVIGKLQMAYDLFSLLNAGESNLLNFDLRSLWPVLLENTAAPERNAWAFGHALVEYWTQNLPVEQLQQRFESYLQQV; encoded by the coding sequence ATGGTGCGATTAAAGCTGTGGCAATGGATTGTATTGGCAACGCCAATCGCAATGATCGTTGGTTTCTTGCTGGTAGCAGCCGGCAGACAAATCCACGAGTGGGGAATTAACTGGATCTGGGCTGTAGTTACCGTTCTATTAGTTGGCTGGCGGTGGCTACTGGTTAAATGGACGAAACCGGCTTTCGATCAGATGGAAGCCGTCATGGCGGAAGTTAACAAAGAATTGGCTTCTCCGATTGGAGATTCAACCGCGCAGTTAGCCGATAACGACACAATAAATCGAGCAGAAACTGCACTTCAAGAAATCGTAACAACAGCACAAAACGATCCGCCAATTTGGGAAGATTGGGCGATATTTTGGCAGCGATGTCAGGAACTTGTTGCCGCTGTCGCCCATGTTTATCATCCTGAAGTTAAGTATCCCCTACTTTCTATTTACGTTCCCCAGGCTTATGCCCTAATTCGGGGAACCGTGGATGACTTGGATCGGTGGATGCAAAAATTATCTCCTGCCCTCAATCAAGTTACGGTTGGGCAGGCTTACGAAGCTTACGAAGTCTATCGCAAACTAGAGCCATCCGCTCGCAAATTGATGCAAGTGTGGAACTGGGCACAATGGTTTTTAAACCCGGCAGTAGCGGTGGCAAAAGTGGCGAGTCAACGTTCCGGGAACCAGGCAACTCAGCAATTATTGGTAAATTTGGGTCAGTCGCTTCGGGAAGCTGCCTTGCGGAACCTCTGCCGGCAAGCAATCACCCTCTACGGCGGCAGTACGGTGCTTCCTGGGGAATTTGCCGTTGCCACACCGGCACTGCCGAAAGCCCAAACCCAAACTCTGCGAGAAATCCTCTCACAAGCTGAACCTGTGGAGGAAGTTGAGCAAAAACCCATCAGTATTTTGCTGGCAGGGCGCACCGGCGCTGGGAAAAGCAGTTTAATTAACACGCTGTTTCGGGCAGATAAAGCAGCGGTTGATGTATTACCAAGTACAGACAAAATACAGAATTATCGCTGGCAAAGTGAGGCCGGTGAAACGCTCATCCTTTGGGATACACCCGGTTACGAACAAGTCAACCGTGGGGATCTGCGGGATGAAGTGCTGGAGTTTGCCACCGGCGCGGATCTGCTGCTACTCGTCACACCGGCTTTAGATCCCGCCCTGCAAATGGATGTGGACTTTCTCAAAGACCTAAAAACGGCAGTTAAAGATTTGCCGGCAATTGTACTCGTTACCCAAGTGGATCGTCTGCGCCCGGTACGCGAATGGGAACCGCCCTATGATTGGCAATGGGGTGATCGCCCAAAAGAAAAAGCAATTCGGGAAGCGACGGAATACCGCGCTCAACTTCTGAGTGATTTCTGTAATTTAATTCTGCCCATTGTCGCCGGCGATCTCAAAACAGGTCGAACTGCTTGGAATGCAGAGGCGATATCGCAAGCATTGGTACAAGAAATCTCGCCGGCTAAACAACTTCGCCTTGCCCGCTTTTTGCGTAATTTGGAAGCCCGCACGGTTGCTGCCAGCAAAATTATCGACCGCTACACATTCCAAATGGCAACAACACAGGGACTCACCGCACTGTTGAAAAGTCCGGTTCTTCAGTTCATTTCCACCATGTCAACCGGCTCTCCAAATTTAGCGTATCTGCTAGCAGAGCAAATTCCTGTGGAGCAGTTGCCGGTTGTAATTGGGAAGCTGCAAATGGCTTATGATTTGTTCTCGCTGTTGAATGCCGGTGAGAGTAATTTGCTTAATTTTGACTTGCGATCGCTTTGGCCGGTGTTGCTAGAAAACACGGCTGCACCAGAGCGCAACGCTTGGGCTTTCGGTCATGCTTTGGTGGAATATTGGACTCAAAATCTGCCGGTGGAACAATTGCAGCAGCGGTTTGAATCTTATCTGCAACAAGTTTAA